The stretch of DNA ATGCAGCCCAGCAGCGGCGTGTCGCGGGGCGAGTCGTGTGTCATGGTGCCTGGCGCCTTCAGTCTTTGCCGGCGGGCAGGGTGATGCCGGGGAAGATCTTGATGACGGCGCTGTCGTCCTCGCCGCCGTGGCCGCTGGCCGAGGCCTGCATGAACATCTGGTGCGCGGTGGCTGACAGCGGTAGCGGGAATTTGCTGGCGCGGGCGGTATCCAGCACCAGGCCCAGGTCTTTCACGAAGATGTCCACGGCCGACAGCGCGGTGTAGTCGCCATGCAGGATGTGGGGCACGCGGTTCTCGAACATCCACGAATTGCCCGCGCTGTGCGTGATGACGTCAAAGAGCGCTTGCGGGTCCACCCCTTCGCGCAGGCCCAGCGCCATGGCTTCGGCCGAGGCGGCGATGTGCACGCCGGCCAGCAGCTGATTGATGATCTTCACCTTGGAGCCGATGCCGTGCTCGGCGCCCAGGCGGTAGACCTTGTCGGCGATGGCGGCCAGCACGAACTCACAGGCGGCATAGGCCTCTTCGGGGCCGCAGGTCATCATGGTCATGGTGCCGGCGGTGGCCTTGAGCGCGCCGCCCGAAACCGGCGCATCGAGCATGAGCAGGCCGCGCTCGCGCAGGCGCTGGCCCAGACCCCTGGCATAGGCGGGCGCCACCGTGGCGCAGGCCAGTACCACCGAGCCGGGCTGGAGGCTATCGGCCAGACCGGGCTTGCCGTCGGCGCCGAACAGCACGGCCTCGGTCTGTTCGGCATTGACCACGATGATCACGACGGCGCTGCACTGGCGGCCCATCTCGGCCAGGTCGGCGCAGACGATGCCGCCTTCGGCGGCTATCTGGTCCAGCGCACTTTTGCGCAGGTCGAAGGCGTGCGTCTTCAGGCCGTTGCGCAGCAGCGAGCGGGCGACGCCCATGCCCATGGCGCCCAAGCCGACAATGCCTACGTTTTGTGTCATGTCTCCATCCTCGATGCGGCGTGTTCGATGCTTGTCCGGGCAGTGTACCCGAGCCTTTTTGGCTGGATGCTTTGCTACCATTCGGGCTGCAATTTCCCGAAACCGTGGAGCGAAGATGAGTGGATTTCAGCCGGTAGCCGAATGCGGCCTGACCCCGCAACCCGAGGCGGCGGCCTATGACAGGCGCTGGCTGGTGGCCAACGACGCGGGACAGTGGCTCAACCGCCAGCTGTTTCCCAAGCTGGCCGAGATCGCCGTGCAGTTGCGCATGGGCTATCTGGTGCTCAAGGCACCGGGTATGCTGCGCATGGATATCCCACTGGACGTGATCGAGGACGACGACAGCGTGCGCCATCGCATCCCGCTGGGCGCACAGGAACTGGACGTGGTGGACGAAGGCCAGTTGGCCGCGGCCTGGATGTCGAATTTCATCGGCATCCCGTGCCGCCTGTTTAAGGTGCACCCCGACATGGGCCAGGTGTACTGGCCGGATCGCCAGGCCTGACGTCCGGCTCAGGCGGGATGCGCCGGCAGGCGCGAAGAAGAAGGGTCAGTCCAGCTGTTCGCGGTGCGCCTTGGCCTTGGCCTGGAGCCAGCGCTCGACCGAGGGAAAGACGAACTTGCTGACGTCGCCGCCCAATTGGGCGATTTCGCGCACGATGGTGCCCGAGATGAACTGGTATTGGTCCGACGGCGTCATGAACAGGGTTTCGACATCGGGCAGCAGGTGGCGGTTCATGCCGGCCATCTGGAATTCGTACTCGAAGTCGGAGACGGCGCGCAGGCCGCGCACAATGACCGCGGCGCCCTGTTCGCGCACGAAATCCTTGAGCAGTCCGTCGAAGCTGCGCACCTCGACATTCGGGTAATGGCCCAGGACTTCCTTGGCGATCTCGAGGCGTTCGTCGAGGTCGAAGAAAGGCTTCTTGTTGCGACTGTGCGCAACGCCCACGACGACCCGGTCGAACAGGCCGGCGGCGCGGCGCACCAGGTCTTCGTGGCCTCGGGTGAGCGGGTCGAACGTGCCCGGATAGACAGCAGTGATCATTTGGGTGGCTCCTCGCTTTTCGTAATGGTTTGCACCATCTCTTTTACGAACCCTCGATTATTGATCTATTTTTGCATTGCAGCAATTAAGTTTGTTGCGATGCGGCAACCTGGAGCAAGTGATAGTGCACGGCGCCGGCTTTACCTTCTCTTAACAATTCAAAGCCCTCCGGGGCCACGCAGGCGGTTTCGGCTTCGACATACACCAGGCCATTTTCGGGCAGCAAGCCCGGCAGAAGGGGCCATAGCCGCGCCAGCCAGTCCTGCTTGAAGGGCGGGTCGAGCAGGACCAGGTCGTAGCGGGAGGCATCCATGCGCTGCAGCGCTTCGAGCGCGTCGCCCACGTGGATGCGCACGGCGTCGGCATGGAGCTTGTCGCGCAGGGCGCGCAGGGCCGCGGCGGCGGATTTGTCGCGTTCGACCATCTGCACCTGGGCGACGCCGCGCGAGGCGGCTTCGAAGCCCAGCGCGCCGCTGCCGGCGAACAGGTCCAGCACGCGCTTGTCGGCGAATTCGTTGTCCCAGAGGTGCGCGAGCCAGTTGAAAAGGGTCCCGCGCACGCGATCGGGGGTGGGACGCAGGCCCGGCAGGTCGGGAACGGGGATGGGGGTGCGGCGGTATTGGCCGGC from Bordetella sp. FB-8 encodes:
- the ltnD gene encoding L-threonate dehydrogenase yields the protein MTQNVGIVGLGAMGMGVARSLLRNGLKTHAFDLRKSALDQIAAEGGIVCADLAEMGRQCSAVVIIVVNAEQTEAVLFGADGKPGLADSLQPGSVVLACATVAPAYARGLGQRLRERGLLMLDAPVSGGALKATAGTMTMMTCGPEEAYAACEFVLAAIADKVYRLGAEHGIGSKVKIINQLLAGVHIAASAEAMALGLREGVDPQALFDVITHSAGNSWMFENRVPHILHGDYTALSAVDIFVKDLGLVLDTARASKFPLPLSATAHQMFMQASASGHGGEDDSAVIKIFPGITLPAGKD
- a CDS encoding MOSC N-terminal beta barrel domain-containing protein → MSGFQPVAECGLTPQPEAAAYDRRWLVANDAGQWLNRQLFPKLAEIAVQLRMGYLVLKAPGMLRMDIPLDVIEDDDSVRHRIPLGAQELDVVDEGQLAAAWMSNFIGIPCRLFKVHPDMGQVYWPDRQA
- the coaD gene encoding pantetheine-phosphate adenylyltransferase, translated to MITAVYPGTFDPLTRGHEDLVRRAAGLFDRVVVGVAHSRNKKPFFDLDERLEIAKEVLGHYPNVEVRSFDGLLKDFVREQGAAVIVRGLRAVSDFEYEFQMAGMNRHLLPDVETLFMTPSDQYQFISGTIVREIAQLGGDVSKFVFPSVERWLQAKAKAHREQLD
- the rsmD gene encoding 16S rRNA (guanine(966)-N(2))-methyltransferase RsmD; its protein translation is MAASTLRIIAGQYRRTPIPVPDLPGLRPTPDRVRGTLFNWLAHLWDNEFADKRVLDLFAGSGALGFEAASRGVAQVQMVERDKSAAAALRALRDKLHADAVRIHVGDALEALQRMDASRYDLVLLDPPFKQDWLARLWPLLPGLLPENGLVYVEAETACVAPEGFELLREGKAGAVHYHLLQVAASQQT